One part of the Tenacibaculum sp. 190130A14a genome encodes these proteins:
- a CDS encoding PepSY-associated TM helix domain-containing protein → MSNRNYNVFFNTHTVSGIVISVALYVIFFAGAFALFKDEIEAWEEAKHSQNIARENIDFDFLLNKLSENNHLTSRDIRFNLGHNSDNIYVLMDAAKDTLNVPAEAKGFTYLSVDVNSAKTATYTEKYSLGEFLYRLHFFAQIPTFGVYLAGFVSLFFLFAIITGVIVHWKKVISNFYQFNPQVVLKRVWTDAHTALGIIGLPFQFIYAVTGAYFCLSILVLIPANFLYNGDQNKLMEDLRPDRKVIEWVAKSEKDIPSINSFVKKNAAQWDHFNPEYLIIKNYGGVNMQYLLIGALNTDKRFLSSGSIIYDTATQKTNINRNPNNAKYTDDIQLSMGRLHFGNFGGKTTKVIYFILALITCFVIITGVLIWIEARNKKSMSLKQRLYTAKVGHIYMAICLSLFPVIALFFLVVKLLPEAYQTQKMSILYTWFFLVWLIATIYFRFKRNNYFTNKFTLLSGAILGFLIPISNGVVSNNWIWNTYQAKQFDILSVDLLWIFLSLIALFAYFKIKPNVQTQSAFDKHPIDYKNRKALLAEEAKKSTLKLTNNESEDLSKHKNHIPMKTKIVILWIFLGIGWIVHHMYGLFNIYYNETLVMEGATGEAPLVHHIYRILFEGMCLLFGLLTLEVSKKWFKVTSLVWASIAALYNVYHFIEAILHESGNVSEIFMLTLVAIASIFLVKNIYAWTKEK, encoded by the coding sequence ATGAGTAACAGAAACTACAATGTATTTTTTAATACCCATACCGTAAGTGGTATTGTTATTAGTGTTGCTTTGTATGTGATATTTTTTGCAGGAGCTTTTGCTCTATTCAAAGATGAAATAGAAGCATGGGAAGAAGCAAAGCATTCGCAAAATATTGCTAGAGAAAACATCGACTTTGATTTTTTATTAAATAAACTATCAGAAAACAATCATCTTACAAGCAGAGACATTCGATTCAATTTAGGACATAATAGTGATAATATTTATGTGCTAATGGATGCAGCTAAAGACACATTAAATGTTCCTGCAGAAGCCAAGGGATTTACCTATCTCTCTGTAGATGTTAACTCAGCAAAAACAGCTACCTATACTGAAAAATATAGTTTAGGAGAGTTCTTATATCGTTTACACTTTTTTGCTCAAATTCCAACATTTGGGGTGTATCTTGCCGGTTTCGTTTCTTTATTTTTCCTCTTTGCAATCATAACAGGAGTTATCGTTCATTGGAAAAAAGTTATATCAAACTTTTACCAATTCAACCCTCAAGTAGTTTTAAAACGTGTTTGGACCGATGCTCATACTGCCTTAGGAATTATCGGCCTACCTTTTCAATTTATTTATGCCGTTACCGGAGCTTACTTTTGTTTGAGTATTCTTGTTTTGATTCCTGCTAATTTCTTATATAATGGTGATCAGAATAAACTAATGGAAGATTTACGTCCTGATCGTAAAGTTATTGAATGGGTTGCTAAAAGTGAAAAAGATATCCCTAGCATAAATAGTTTTGTTAAAAAAAATGCTGCTCAATGGGATCACTTTAACCCCGAATACCTTATTATAAAAAATTACGGAGGTGTTAATATGCAATATCTTCTTATAGGAGCTTTAAATACGGACAAAAGGTTTTTAAGCTCAGGAAGTATTATATACGATACCGCTACTCAAAAAACTAATATAAATAGAAATCCCAATAACGCTAAATATACTGATGACATTCAATTATCAATGGGGCGTTTACACTTTGGTAATTTTGGTGGTAAAACAACCAAAGTTATCTACTTTATTTTAGCTTTAATTACTTGTTTTGTAATTATTACAGGTGTTTTAATTTGGATTGAGGCTCGAAATAAAAAGAGCATGTCATTAAAACAACGATTATATACTGCAAAAGTAGGGCATATTTATATGGCTATTTGTCTATCTCTATTCCCTGTAATTGCACTTTTCTTCTTAGTTGTAAAACTGTTACCAGAGGCTTACCAAACTCAAAAAATGAGTATTTTATATACTTGGTTTTTCCTAGTTTGGTTGATAGCTACTATTTACTTTAGATTTAAAAGAAATAACTATTTTACAAATAAATTTACTTTACTATCTGGAGCTATTTTAGGATTTTTAATTCCTATTTCTAATGGCGTTGTATCTAACAATTGGATTTGGAATACATATCAAGCAAAACAGTTTGACATTTTATCAGTAGATCTACTATGGATATTTCTTTCACTAATTGCCTTATTTGCTTATTTCAAAATAAAACCAAACGTACAAACTCAAAGTGCATTTGACAAACATCCTATAGATTATAAAAACCGAAAAGCTTTATTAGCTGAAGAAGCTAAAAAATCAACTTTAAAATTAACCAACAACGAGAGTGAAGACCTCTCAAAACACAAAAATCATATACCCATGAAAACAAAGATTGTAATACTATGGATATTTTTAGGAATTGGATGGATAGTACATCATATGTACGGTTTATTCAACATCTATTATAATGAAACATTAGTAATGGAAGGTGCCACTGGTGAAGCTCCATTAGTACATCATATTTATCGAATTTTATTTGAAGGAATGTGTTTACTTTTCGGACTATTAACATTAGAAGTTTCTAAAAAATGGTTTAAAGTAACTTCATTAGTTTGGGCTAGTATTGCTGCCTTATATAACGTATATCATTTCATTGAAGCTATTTTACATGAAAGTGGAAATGTTTCAGAAATTTTTATGCTTACCCTTGTAGCAATAGCAAGTATATTCTTAGTAAAAAATATTTATGCTTGGACGAAAGAAAAATAA
- a CDS encoding AraC family transcriptional regulator, with product MEIAIANNEAEQFKKILTLQSKTNECGLKTSTYLINTTFGKGNVISYYFDGLLINIINAQFKEDILFTGKHNFNTLELSILTQGQKIIRVSELKNDIVLEQNESYLVYANDVQGKLIFYKDNPVKEIKIRMYDEFINKHQLQPILFKEEVAGLKKLNKSFSMQLTSKMEEIVTEVLGNTQQGLLKRLFLESKTLELLNQQLNFKHKQSDNLLKKVYKAEAIIQSNIHQQITIQQLSRRVLLNENVLKVEFKKIFGSSIFNYSLALRIKKAKLLLANTCKPIYEIADTVGYKNPTHFTAAFKKAEKMTPKAYRKTFN from the coding sequence ATGGAAATTGCTATTGCGAACAATGAAGCAGAGCAGTTTAAAAAAATTTTAACCCTACAATCGAAAACAAATGAATGTGGGTTAAAAACATCTACATATTTAATTAATACGACCTTTGGGAAAGGGAATGTTATTAGTTATTATTTCGATGGATTATTAATAAACATTATCAATGCTCAATTTAAAGAGGATATACTCTTTACTGGAAAACACAACTTTAATACATTAGAATTATCTATTTTAACTCAAGGACAGAAAATTATACGAGTTTCTGAACTTAAAAATGACATTGTTTTGGAACAAAATGAAAGTTATCTCGTTTACGCCAATGATGTACAAGGGAAACTTATTTTTTACAAAGACAACCCTGTAAAAGAAATAAAAATTAGAATGTATGATGAGTTTATAAACAAACATCAATTACAACCAATTTTGTTTAAGGAGGAAGTAGCTGGTTTAAAAAAATTAAACAAAAGCTTTTCCATGCAATTGACTTCTAAAATGGAAGAAATTGTTACTGAAGTTTTAGGTAATACCCAACAAGGACTGTTAAAACGTCTTTTTTTAGAATCTAAAACACTCGAGTTATTAAATCAACAACTCAATTTTAAACACAAACAATCTGACAATCTATTAAAAAAAGTATATAAAGCAGAAGCCATAATTCAATCAAACATCCATCAACAAATTACGATACAACAACTCTCCCGGAGGGTCCTACTAAATGAAAATGTGTTAAAAGTAGAATTTAAAAAAATATTTGGTTCTTCTATTTTCAATTATAGTTTAGCCTTAAGAATAAAAAAAGCAAAACTTCTTTTAGCAAATACATGTAAACCCATCTACGAGATCGCAGATACTGTTGGATATAAAAACCCTACGCACTTTACGGCAGCGTTTAAAAAAGCCGAAAAAATGACCCCGAAAGCTTATCGAAAAACATTTAATTAG
- a CDS encoding sterol desaturase family protein gives MDLSSIENIMGQLQHMSVIVLALMLIEWGILIATNYVEHKKEGVVSIISYLVQSIPYFLLSKVMIVGTMFLLYENRLFDLGYQWYVWVLAYLLYDFTVFFIHYLGHKVRVLWCIHGVHHTAEDMNLTVVARGSVFDVFFTPFNFIWLPILGFHPFMIFVIEPVARLYATLTHVNEKVIGKQRWLDKILITPSVHRVHHAKNHIYLDRNYGETFSIWDRIFKTFQKELDNEKISYGIMHDTLNSESFSDVQFLMWKELWNDVKKAPTFSDKIKYMLKPPGWNHIDGGKMAKEYRDKAWSERNNKLT, from the coding sequence ATGGATTTATCATCAATTGAGAATATTATGGGGCAATTACAACATATGAGTGTAATTGTTTTAGCATTAATGCTTATTGAATGGGGAATATTGATTGCGACCAATTATGTAGAGCATAAAAAGGAAGGAGTAGTAAGTATAATATCATACTTAGTGCAAAGTATTCCATACTTTTTATTATCAAAAGTTATGATTGTAGGAACTATGTTTTTGCTGTATGAAAACAGGTTATTTGATTTAGGGTACCAATGGTATGTGTGGGTCTTAGCTTATTTGTTATATGATTTTACAGTATTTTTTATTCATTATTTAGGGCATAAAGTAAGGGTGTTGTGGTGCATTCATGGAGTACACCATACTGCAGAAGATATGAACTTAACGGTGGTCGCAAGAGGATCTGTTTTTGATGTGTTTTTTACCCCATTTAACTTTATTTGGTTACCAATTTTAGGATTTCATCCATTTATGATTTTTGTTATAGAGCCTGTTGCAAGATTGTATGCAACTCTAACGCATGTTAATGAGAAGGTGATAGGAAAGCAAAGATGGTTAGATAAAATTTTAATTACCCCCTCTGTTCATAGGGTACACCATGCAAAAAACCATATTTATTTGGATAGAAATTACGGAGAGACATTTAGTATTTGGGATCGCATTTTTAAAACTTTTCAGAAAGAATTAGACAATGAGAAAATAAGCTATGGAATTATGCACGATACATTGAATAGTGAGAGTTTTTCAGATGTTCAATTTCTAATGTGGAAAGAATTGTGGAATGATGTAAAAAAAGCACCAACCTTTTCTGATAAGATAAAGTATATGTTAAAACCACCAGGTTGGAATCATATTGATGGAGGAAAGATGGCAAAAGAATATAGAGATAAGGCTTGGTCAGAACGAAACAACAAATTAACATAG
- a CDS encoding crotonase/enoyl-CoA hydratase family protein, producing the protein MIKNYKNFEVAYYPEHEMVLWRIKTSGVPNFSIEVLKEFQILSKDMHMMFADNKYPLKYLVSASSHDEVYNMGGDLPFFYKNIKENNKEALAEYADLCIEAVYNIHNAFGLPVLSIALVEGNAYGGGFECVMAHDIIIAKESAQFCLPENKFHLFPGMGAYSFLCRKINLSSAMDILYSGDVYDAKQLQQKGLINMAFKEVAGFDAIVQYISKNSFHFIYNHYKCLKRVFPLQKEELFDITNMWVEACMSMEKESLRRMELIINAQLRKEKLHK; encoded by the coding sequence ATGATAAAGAATTATAAAAATTTTGAAGTAGCCTATTATCCAGAGCATGAAATGGTGTTATGGAGAATAAAAACGAGTGGGGTTCCCAATTTTTCAATAGAAGTTTTAAAGGAGTTTCAAATTTTGTCGAAAGATATGCATATGATGTTTGCCGATAATAAATACCCGTTAAAGTATTTAGTTTCTGCATCTTCTCATGATGAGGTTTATAATATGGGTGGAGACTTACCTTTTTTCTATAAAAACATTAAAGAAAATAATAAAGAGGCACTTGCAGAGTATGCCGATTTATGCATTGAAGCTGTTTACAATATACACAATGCTTTTGGGCTCCCTGTATTAAGTATAGCATTGGTAGAAGGAAACGCTTATGGAGGAGGTTTTGAATGTGTAATGGCACATGACATCATTATAGCTAAAGAGTCTGCCCAATTTTGTTTACCAGAAAACAAGTTTCACCTTTTTCCAGGAATGGGGGCCTATAGTTTTTTGTGTAGAAAGATAAATCTTTCATCGGCAATGGATATTTTATATAGTGGAGATGTATACGATGCTAAGCAACTACAACAAAAAGGATTGATTAATATGGCTTTTAAGGAAGTAGCAGGTTTTGATGCTATTGTCCAATACATTTCTAAGAATAGCTTCCATTTTATCTACAATCATTACAAATGTTTAAAACGAGTATTTCCACTTCAAAAGGAAGAGCTGTTTGATATTACTAATATGTGGGTAGAAGCTTGTATGAGTATGGAAAAGGAGAGTCTAAGACGAATGGAATTAATAATTAATGCGCAATTGCGTAAAGAGAAATTACATAAGTAA
- a CDS encoding alpha/beta hydrolase: MRYITIVLLLFLGTKNYAQAKLAGSYGLDPAVQEFLEAIHSYNGSPLEKLPLNIGRPAMENMQKDSTLTYDKVSFTKAIFKEENKEVNVVVVKPKKAKKLLPTLVYFHGGGWVFNSFETHKRLMRDIALKAEVAIVFVEYSRAPEASYPVANEEGYTATLFVSKHGKKYGLDSNNIIVGGDSAGGNMATAVTMMAKRKGFPKIQGQVLLYPVTDTNLNTNSYERFSKGHYLTRATMKWFWDVYTPKKETQILPTVAPLKASLEELQNLPQTLLITAEYDVLRDEGEAYAKKLRTAGVPVISTRYGGTIHDFIVLNPLRETVASKAAVAQISSFLKESYKRKKKNNDKEL, encoded by the coding sequence ATGAGATATATTACAATTGTGTTGCTGTTGTTTTTAGGCACCAAAAACTATGCACAAGCAAAACTAGCAGGAAGCTATGGATTAGATCCAGCAGTTCAAGAGTTTTTAGAGGCAATACATTCATATAACGGCTCCCCATTAGAAAAACTACCTTTAAATATAGGTAGACCCGCTATGGAGAATATGCAAAAGGATTCTACATTAACCTATGACAAAGTAAGTTTTACCAAAGCCATTTTTAAAGAAGAAAATAAAGAAGTGAATGTGGTAGTAGTAAAGCCAAAGAAAGCAAAGAAGCTATTACCAACATTAGTTTATTTCCATGGAGGAGGATGGGTGTTTAATAGTTTTGAAACTCATAAGCGACTAATGAGAGATATTGCATTAAAAGCTGAGGTAGCAATCGTTTTTGTTGAATATTCAAGAGCACCAGAAGCAAGTTATCCAGTTGCAAATGAAGAAGGATATACAGCTACATTATTTGTGTCGAAACACGGAAAAAAATACGGTTTAGACTCTAATAATATTATTGTTGGAGGTGATAGTGCAGGTGGTAATATGGCAACTGCTGTTACCATGATGGCAAAACGAAAAGGATTCCCTAAAATTCAAGGGCAGGTTTTACTCTATCCAGTAACCGATACTAATTTGAATACAAATTCTTACGAACGATTTTCTAAAGGACATTACTTAACTAGAGCCACTATGAAGTGGTTTTGGGATGTGTATACTCCTAAAAAGGAAACACAAATATTACCTACAGTAGCACCTTTAAAAGCAAGTTTAGAGGAACTTCAAAATTTACCTCAAACACTTTTAATTACTGCAGAATATGATGTGTTAAGAGACGAAGGAGAAGCTTATGCTAAAAAACTAAGAACAGCAGGAGTACCCGTGATTTCTACAAGGTATGGAGGAACAATACATGATTTTATAGTACTAAATCCATTGCGAGAGACGGTAGCCTCAAAGGCGGCTGTTGCACAAATATCAAGTTTTTTAAAAGAAAGTTATAAAAGAAAGAAAAAGAACAATGATAAAGAATTATAA
- a CDS encoding heparan-alpha-glucosaminide N-acetyltransferase domain-containing protein, which yields MNTKKRILAIDMARGISVLSMIPVHVMIVYSTMDTWNNTLIGKIAQVMERGTPMFLVVMGFSFVFSSKLSMTKIFKRGLDILAKGYLLNILRFAIPMLLFGGFPRAFIEGNGLTVGDSYNLLFFTLLGDILQLAGISLIIMGIIIKFIKNKYAALILALFIVFFSGELSGYRPGIVGLDYICDLLWGKNYNVYFPVFPWMSFILMGLFFGMWYQESGNNVVLTYRRMLVSGILSIAIGVALCYYNYDYHFGDYYHLGPGGTIALIGVNLFLVWFGHILVTYIPHNKIYDVIYYSSKNVTYFYLIQWVLVYWGVLVFGFSSQTSQIKLLSIIIGITLLTFGILWLREKGILLLNRKKEISSKAIKQATT from the coding sequence ATGAATACAAAAAAAAGAATACTAGCTATTGATATGGCTAGAGGAATAAGTGTTTTATCTATGATTCCTGTGCATGTAATGATTGTGTATTCTACAATGGATACATGGAACAATACATTGATAGGAAAAATAGCTCAAGTAATGGAAAGAGGAACTCCAATGTTTTTAGTAGTAATGGGGTTTTCTTTTGTGTTTTCAAGTAAGTTAAGTATGACTAAAATATTTAAAAGAGGATTAGATATTTTGGCGAAAGGATACTTGCTGAATATTTTAAGGTTTGCTATTCCAATGTTGTTGTTTGGAGGTTTCCCAAGAGCATTTATAGAAGGGAATGGACTAACTGTTGGAGATTCTTACAATCTGTTATTTTTTACATTATTAGGAGATATTTTACAACTAGCAGGAATCTCACTAATTATCATGGGAATTATTATAAAGTTTATAAAAAACAAATACGCTGCTTTAATCTTAGCTTTGTTTATTGTATTCTTTTCGGGAGAATTAAGTGGTTATAGACCAGGAATTGTTGGATTAGATTATATCTGCGATTTATTATGGGGAAAAAACTATAATGTGTATTTCCCAGTTTTTCCATGGATGTCATTTATTTTAATGGGATTGTTTTTTGGAATGTGGTATCAAGAAAGTGGAAACAATGTTGTATTGACTTATAGAAGAATGCTTGTTTCGGGTATATTATCAATAGCTATTGGTGTGGCTTTATGTTATTATAATTATGATTATCATTTTGGAGACTATTATCACTTAGGACCAGGAGGTACAATTGCCTTAATTGGGGTTAACTTGTTCTTAGTGTGGTTTGGGCATATACTTGTTACTTATATACCTCATAATAAGATATACGATGTTATCTATTATTCAAGTAAGAATGTTACCTATTTTTATTTAATACAATGGGTGTTAGTGTACTGGGGAGTTTTAGTCTTTGGGTTTTCATCACAAACGAGTCAAATAAAATTACTTTCAATAATTATTGGTATTACTTTACTAACCTTCGGAATACTTTGGTTAAGAGAAAAAGGAATTTTGTTACTTAATCGAAAGAAAGAGATTTCATCAAAAGCTATCAAACAAGCAACTACTTAA
- a CDS encoding nitroreductase, whose product MNFQELTKVIQERKSTYAYDYAPRKIDKETIENVVTNALWAPTHMVTQPWRFVVLDGKHQEELSQFMASYYRKLYTEKQFSNERYEATKTYANNATLIAIVFAPNKKAKLPEWEELAAVSCAVQNMWLSCTSLGLGSYWDSSPATIAYGKEQVNLKEGEQFLGIFFMGHIKEDTPEVKRKRKPLTKKLSWNFKE is encoded by the coding sequence ATGAACTTTCAGGAACTTACAAAAGTGATACAAGAACGTAAAAGTACCTATGCATACGATTACGCTCCAAGGAAAATTGATAAAGAAACTATAGAAAATGTAGTTACGAATGCATTATGGGCGCCAACACATATGGTTACACAACCTTGGCGTTTTGTAGTGTTGGATGGAAAACATCAAGAAGAATTGAGTCAGTTTATGGCATCATATTATAGAAAGTTGTATACAGAAAAACAATTTTCTAATGAACGATATGAAGCCACAAAAACCTATGCTAATAACGCCACATTAATCGCTATTGTTTTCGCGCCAAATAAAAAGGCCAAATTACCGGAATGGGAAGAGCTTGCTGCGGTTTCGTGTGCGGTACAAAATATGTGGTTAAGCTGTACATCTTTGGGCTTAGGGAGTTATTGGGATTCTTCTCCAGCAACGATAGCATATGGAAAAGAGCAAGTAAATCTAAAAGAAGGAGAACAATTTTTAGGCATCTTTTTTATGGGACATATAAAAGAAGATACCCCAGAAGTAAAAAGAAAAAGAAAGCCATTAACGAAGAAGTTAAGTTGGAATTTTAAAGAATAA
- a CDS encoding IucA/IucC family siderophore biosynthesis protein — protein MKNNIAHLQPQVWELVNRQLIKKAISEFSHELILTPEFLNEEDGWNVYEIQSDTKEFNYQFKAKKYFLDHWLVDAESILKKNTSSEKMYLDALHFITEFKTTLGIPDEFLGTYLEEITSTLSGAAYKYVNEEFSAKELAEKSFQEIEHGMTEGHPCFVANNGRIGFNIDDYHVYAPESNQPFQILWIAGHKKYATYTAVEGFEYEQLLLNELGEEKVTMFKEVLQQHNLASEDYIFMPVHPWQWKNKIVAVFGADIAQKNIVLVGESDDEFSAQQSIRTLFNASHPEKLYTKTALSILNMGFMRGLSPYYMQSTPHITTWITNLLAEDSYLQENGFTMLGEVATVGYHNHYYEVLGKTNPHNKMLSALWRESPFSKIASNQRVFTMAALLHVDYKDNSLLASLIEASPYGVATWVQRYLKAYLAPLLHCFYKYEFVFMPHGENLIMVLEENTPVHVLMKDITEEVIVFNETMHLPEHADRLFTKTSDKMKVLSIFTDVFDCFFRFMAQQLDSYANFSENSFWKLVAECVYEYQEQHPEFSEKYERYDLFVKEFDRCCLNRLQLGNTKQMLSLADPIESLKLEGTLENPLAQFKKAVEISNTIAAF, from the coding sequence ATGAAAAATAATATAGCACATTTACAACCTCAAGTTTGGGAACTTGTAAATCGTCAATTGATAAAAAAGGCTATAAGTGAGTTTTCTCATGAGCTTATTTTAACCCCCGAATTTTTGAATGAAGAGGACGGATGGAACGTATATGAAATACAGTCAGATACTAAAGAGTTTAATTATCAATTTAAAGCTAAGAAATATTTCTTAGATCATTGGCTAGTAGATGCTGAAAGTATTTTGAAAAAAAATACTAGTTCTGAAAAAATGTATTTAGATGCACTTCATTTTATCACAGAATTTAAAACTACACTAGGTATTCCTGATGAATTTTTAGGAACCTATTTAGAAGAAATAACAAGCACACTTTCGGGTGCGGCATATAAATATGTAAATGAAGAATTTTCTGCAAAAGAATTAGCAGAAAAAAGCTTTCAAGAAATAGAACATGGTATGACCGAAGGCCACCCATGTTTTGTTGCAAATAATGGAAGAATAGGGTTTAATATAGACGATTATCATGTCTATGCTCCAGAAAGTAACCAACCTTTCCAAATTTTATGGATTGCAGGTCATAAAAAGTACGCAACCTATACAGCAGTAGAAGGTTTTGAATATGAACAATTGCTACTAAATGAACTGGGAGAAGAGAAGGTTACTATGTTTAAAGAAGTTTTACAACAGCATAATCTAGCTTCAGAAGATTACATTTTCATGCCAGTACATCCTTGGCAGTGGAAGAATAAGATTGTAGCAGTTTTTGGAGCTGATATTGCACAAAAAAATATTGTTTTAGTTGGAGAGAGTGACGATGAATTTTCGGCACAACAATCAATTAGAACTTTGTTTAATGCTTCTCATCCAGAAAAACTTTATACGAAAACTGCTTTATCTATTTTAAATATGGGATTCATGCGAGGATTGTCTCCATATTATATGCAAAGTACTCCACATATTACCACATGGATAACAAATTTATTAGCAGAAGATTCATACTTACAAGAGAACGGTTTTACCATGCTTGGAGAGGTAGCCACTGTTGGATACCATAATCATTATTATGAGGTGTTAGGAAAAACAAATCCACATAATAAGATGTTGTCAGCGTTGTGGAGAGAAAGTCCATTTAGCAAAATAGCATCGAATCAAAGAGTGTTTACGATGGCTGCTTTATTGCATGTAGATTATAAAGACAACTCATTGTTAGCTTCATTAATAGAAGCATCTCCTTATGGAGTTGCTACTTGGGTTCAACGATATTTAAAAGCCTATTTAGCTCCGTTGTTACATTGTTTTTATAAATACGAATTTGTGTTTATGCCACATGGAGAAAACCTGATTATGGTGTTAGAAGAAAACACTCCTGTTCATGTATTAATGAAAGATATCACTGAAGAAGTAATTGTTTTTAATGAAACAATGCACTTACCAGAACATGCAGATAGATTGTTTACCAAGACTTCAGATAAAATGAAGGTGTTATCAATCTTTACAGATGTTTTTGATTGTTTCTTCCGTTTTATGGCACAGCAATTAGATAGTTATGCGAATTTTTCTGAAAATAGTTTTTGGAAACTAGTAGCAGAATGTGTGTATGAATATCAAGAACAACACCCTGAGTTTTCTGAAAAATATGAACGTTACGACTTGTTTGTAAAAGAATTTGATCGTTGTTGTTTAAATAGACTTCAATTAGGAAACACAAAGCAAATGCTGAGTTTAGCAGATCCTATCGAAAGCTTAAAGTTAGAAGGAACTCTAGAGAATCCGCTTGCTCAATTTAAAAAAGCAGTAGAAATATCAAACACTATAGCAGCTTTTTAG
- a CDS encoding GNAT family N-acetyltransferase codes for MVQTNQEVFSKEITELGVISIRPFQVDADTPMLHTWVTQPYAKYWGMLDKSLEEVRAEYQEIEENPHHHSYIGMLNNVPVFLMERYKASKDIIAEHYDAQESDYGMHILVAPIEKRIPQFTWHVFSTIIDYFFSLPQVERVVVEPDINNEKIHKLNKKAGFVYQKEIELSYKKAALAFCTKEMYTEALNQLENNEK; via the coding sequence ATGGTACAAACGAATCAAGAAGTATTTAGCAAAGAAATTACTGAATTGGGAGTTATAAGTATTCGCCCATTTCAAGTAGATGCAGATACACCAATGTTGCATACTTGGGTAACACAACCTTATGCAAAGTATTGGGGAATGTTAGATAAATCTTTAGAAGAAGTACGTGCCGAATATCAAGAGATTGAAGAAAACCCTCACCATCATAGTTACATAGGAATGTTAAACAACGTTCCTGTGTTTTTAATGGAACGTTATAAAGCTTCAAAAGACATCATAGCAGAACACTATGATGCTCAAGAAAGTGATTATGGAATGCACATTTTAGTGGCACCTATAGAAAAGAGAATACCACAGTTTACTTGGCATGTATTTTCAACGATTATCGATTATTTTTTCAGTTTACCACAAGTAGAAAGAGTGGTGGTTGAACCAGATATAAACAATGAAAAAATTCACAAGTTGAATAAGAAAGCGGGTTTTGTATATCAAAAGGAAATAGAACTGTCTTATAAAAAAGCGGCATTGGCTTTTTGTACAAAAGAAATGTATACAGAAGCTTTAAATCAATTAGAAAATAATGAAAAATAA